The following are from one region of the Quercus robur chromosome 1, dhQueRobu3.1, whole genome shotgun sequence genome:
- the LOC126730617 gene encoding putative E3 ubiquitin-protein ligase XBAT31, whose translation MGQGLSCGTNHEQGLFRAVQLGEFETVEAVLEREPALLHHTTVYDRHSALHIAAANGQIKILSMLLDRSVRPDVLNRQKQTPLMLAAMHGKISCVKRLLEAGANILMFDSLHGRTCLHYAAYYGHDDCLEAILSAAQSSAVAASWGFVRFVNIRDGRGATPLHLAARQRRPECVHILLDKGALVCASTGGYGFPGSTPLHLAARGGSLDCIRELLAWGADRLQRDASGRIPFVVALKHKHGACAALLNPSSAEPLVWPSPLKFISELNQEAKALLEQALMEANKEREKNILKGTVYSLPSPSNSDVGLEDSISEVSDTELCCICFEQVCTIEVQDCGHQMCAQCTLALCCHNKPNPNTACLTPPVCPFCRSTIGRLAVAKMKNYDDTDHDIGDFSSSKLRKSRKSRNFSEGSSSFKGLSSAVGTFGKMGGRSSGRIAAENEWVDKT comes from the exons atgggTCAAGGACTGAGTTGTGGAACCAACCATGAACAAGGGCTCTTTAGAGCAGTACAGTTAGGGGAGTTTGAGACTGTGGAGGCTGTGCTGGAGAGAGAACCAGCACTATTGCACCACACCACTGTGTATGATCGTCACTCTGCGCTTCATATTGCTGCTGCCAATGGCCAGATCAAG ATTCTATCCATGCTTTTGGATCGATCTGTAAGGCCAGACGTGTTGAATCGTCAGAAGCAG ACTCCGCTAATGTTAGCTGCAATGCACGGCAAGATCTCCTGCGTAAAAAGGCTCCTTGAAGCTGGAGCTAAT ATTTTGATGTTTGATTCCCTTCACGGAAGAACCTGTCTGCACTATGCTGCTTACTATGGCCATGATGATTGTCTTGAAGCGATTCTTTCTGCGGCTCAGTCTAGTGCAGTTGCTGCTTCTTG GGGGTTTGTGCGGTTTGTGAATATTAGAGATGGTAGGGGAGCAACACCCCTGCACTTGGCAGCCCGTCAAAGACGGCCTGAATGTGTACATATTCTGTTAGACAAAGGAGCCCTTGTGTGTGCTTCAACCGGTGGATATGG CTTCCCTGGAAGCACTCCCCTTCATCTGGCTGCCAGAGGGGGATCTCTTGATTGCATCCGTGAATTGTTGGCGTGGGGTGCAGATCGGCTTCAAAGAGATGCATCTGG GAGAATACCATTCGTGGTTGCTCTGAAGCACAAGCATGGAGCTTGTGCAGCGTTGCTAAACCCTTCATCAGCAGAGCCTCTTGTCTGGCCATCACCTTTGAAGTTCATCAGTGAGCTTAATCAGGAGGCAAAAGCTTTGTTAGAACAGGCCTTGATGGAGGCAAACAAGGAGAGGGAGAAGAACATCTTAAAGGGAACTGTGTATTCCCTTCCTTCTCCATCCAATTCTGATGTTGGGTTAGAGGACAGCATCTCTGAG GTCAGTGATACTGAGCTATGCTGCATATGCTTTGAGCAGGTGTGCACGATTGAAGTCCAGGATTGTGGCCACCAAATGTGTGCACAATGCACATTAGCCCTCTGCTGCCACAACAAGCCCAACCCAAACACAGCATGCTTAACACCACCAGTTTGCCCATTTTGCCGAAGCACCATTGGCAGACTGGCGGTTGCaaagatgaaaaattatgatGACACCGATCACGACATTGGTGACTTCAGTTCTTCCAAGTTAAGAAAGTCAAGGAAATCCCGGAACTTCAGCGAGGGAAGCAGCAGCTTCAAGGGCTTATCTTCTGCGGTGGGTACATTTGGAAAGATGGGTGGGCGCAGCTCTGGAAGGATTGCAGCTGAAAATGAGTGGGTTGATAAGACTTGA